From the genome of Paraburkholderia sp. ZP32-5:
GGTAAAGATGCCGCACGGCAATCCGTGTGTGCGCGCGACGTGCAGCACGCGCTCGCAATCGCGCTCGATAACTTCGGCATCGGCCGTGCCGCGCGACAGCGACAAATCGCCGGTACCGATGAACAGATAATCTACGCCGCTTACCGCGGCGATTTCGTCGATGCGCTCGATTCCTTGCACGGTTTCGATCAGCAAACCGATCGCCACTTCACGGTCCGCGGCGAGCATCGCGTCGACGCCAGCCAGCAGCGGCCGCACGCCGCCGGCGGAGCGGCTGCCGAATGGCGGATAGCGGCCTGCCGAAACGGCGCGGCGCGCATCGTCAACCGATTCGACCAGCGGCACGAGCACCGATGCCGCGCCGGCGTCGAGCGCATGCGCAATCGCCGCGTGCGAATTCTCCGCGCAGCGCACGATGACCGGCACACGTCCGCTCGCGGCTCCGACCGCCGCTTCGAGTTGCATCCGATCCCATAAGCCATGCTGCAGATCGAGCACGAGCGCGCCGGGTTTCGCGTGCGCGGCGAATTCAACGAGCGGCACACTGCCGAGCGCCAGCCAGATCAGATCGAGAGGCTGATTGCCGCGCAAAGCCGGCTTCAGCGAAGGGAACAGCATGTCGAACACTCCTGATGCCCTCGGTCGGCTTGCATGCCGCAAGCTGACTGACAGGGCCGTAAGTTTCTGAATTCAGTTTGTTAGTGAATTCACTTTATGGAGAAAATATTTAGATGTCAAGCATTGTGATAACGGTGTGGCGCTGCCGCGAAAACACGCGCTACGAACGTGAGTCTTTACAATTTTTACGCCTATTTATAGGGTTTATACTGAAAATTGACAAACGCTTGAGGCTCGCTCGGTTGTCAATCGAAAGCTGCCACCTGCGGACAGACCAGAACCCATCCGGTGTTTATGAATTCATAAACTGAATTCTGATGTTAAGCTGCCGGGCAACCGGCTGCCCCATTGCCGCAACCCTATTC
Proteins encoded in this window:
- a CDS encoding HpcH/HpaI aldolase family protein, with product MLFPSLKPALRGNQPLDLIWLALGSVPLVEFAAHAKPGALVLDLQHGLWDRMQLEAAVGAASGRVPVIVRCAENSHAAIAHALDAGAASVLVPLVESVDDARRAVSAGRYPPFGSRSAGGVRPLLAGVDAMLAADREVAIGLLIETVQGIERIDEIAAVSGVDYLFIGTGDLSLSRGTADAEVIERDCERVLHVARTHGLPCGIFTGEAGAARRAFANGYRMSVSANDIDMVKQGFLTARERACGAL